A genomic window from Nocardioides sp. BP30 includes:
- the kdpA gene encoding potassium-transporting ATPase subunit KdpA, giving the protein MSATTAAVLQLLLLVAALVVSVPLLGRYLAHVYTSPRHLRIERAAYRIMRVDPDADQHWRSYAMSVLGFSMVGVLILYAVARLQPHLPQSLGFAGFDPAGAWNTAVSFVSNTNWQWYSGEAAAGYVLQATGLTVQNFASAAVGMAVAAAFARGLARSRFGGRLGNFWTDLVRGTVRVLLPIAFVTALIFVAGGMIQNWHAFHAVTTLGGGHQTITGGPVASQEAIKELGTNGGGFYNANSAHPFENPNAFTNLLQVYLILLVPFAMAWAFGLIVRDKRQGGAIVATMAVLATAAVSLLTWAEMSGAGTATRLAGAAMEGKETRFGEAGSALFGAATTLTSTGAVNSMHESFTAPGGGIAMFNMMLGEIAPGGVGSGLYGMLMLAIVTVFLCGLMVGRTPEYLGKKIGQHEIVLVALYILTTPTLVLLGGAVAVTAGAGLAGLSVGGTHGLSEALYAVTSAANNNGSAFAGITSGTPFWNTLLGVLMLFGRFLPIVFVLALAGRFASARHQPAGAGTLPTYRPLFVALLTGVALVVVGLTYVPALALGPIAESLS; this is encoded by the coding sequence ATGAGCGCCACGACGGCCGCGGTGCTGCAGCTCCTGCTGCTGGTCGCGGCGCTCGTCGTCTCCGTCCCGCTGCTGGGTCGCTACCTGGCGCACGTCTACACCAGCCCTCGTCACCTGCGGATCGAGCGGGCGGCGTACCGGATCATGCGCGTCGACCCCGACGCCGACCAGCACTGGCGCTCCTACGCCATGTCGGTGCTCGGCTTCAGCATGGTCGGCGTCCTGATCCTGTACGCCGTGGCACGGCTGCAGCCGCACCTGCCCCAGAGCCTCGGCTTCGCCGGGTTCGACCCGGCGGGTGCCTGGAACACGGCCGTCTCGTTCGTCTCCAACACCAACTGGCAGTGGTACTCCGGCGAAGCGGCCGCCGGCTACGTGCTGCAGGCCACCGGGCTGACGGTGCAGAACTTCGCCTCTGCGGCGGTCGGCATGGCTGTCGCCGCCGCGTTCGCCCGCGGGCTGGCCCGATCCCGGTTCGGCGGACGGCTGGGCAACTTCTGGACAGACCTGGTCCGCGGCACCGTCCGGGTGCTGCTGCCGATCGCCTTCGTCACCGCCCTGATCTTCGTCGCCGGCGGGATGATCCAGAACTGGCACGCCTTCCACGCCGTGACCACCCTCGGCGGGGGCCACCAGACGATCACCGGTGGACCGGTCGCCAGCCAGGAGGCGATCAAGGAGCTCGGCACCAACGGTGGCGGCTTCTACAACGCCAACAGCGCCCACCCGTTCGAGAACCCGAACGCGTTCACCAACCTGCTGCAGGTCTACCTGATCCTGCTGGTCCCGTTCGCGATGGCCTGGGCCTTCGGGCTGATCGTGCGCGACAAGCGCCAGGGCGGCGCGATCGTGGCCACGATGGCAGTGCTCGCCACCGCCGCCGTCTCGCTGCTGACCTGGGCCGAGATGTCCGGCGCCGGCACCGCCACCCGGCTGGCCGGCGCCGCCATGGAGGGCAAGGAGACCCGCTTCGGGGAGGCGGGGAGCGCCCTGTTCGGGGCCGCCACCACGCTGACCTCGACCGGCGCGGTGAACTCCATGCACGAGAGCTTCACCGCCCCCGGCGGCGGCATCGCGATGTTCAACATGATGCTCGGTGAGATCGCACCGGGCGGTGTCGGCTCGGGGCTGTACGGCATGCTCATGCTGGCCATCGTGACGGTGTTCCTCTGCGGCCTGATGGTCGGCCGCACACCGGAGTACCTGGGCAAGAAGATCGGGCAGCACGAGATCGTGCTGGTAGCGCTCTACATCCTCACCACGCCGACGCTGGTCCTGCTCGGCGGCGCTGTGGCGGTCACCGCCGGCGCCGGGCTCGCCGGGCTCTCGGTGGGTGGCACCCACGGCCTCTCCGAGGCGCTCTACGCGGTCACCAGCGCGGCCAACAACAACGGTTCGGCGTTCGCCGGCATCACCTCGGGCACGCCGTTCTGGAACACCCTGCTCGGTGTGCTGATGCTCTTCGGCCGCTTCCTGCCCATCGTGTTCGTGCTCGCCCTGGCCGGGCGCTTCGCCTCAGCCCGGCACCAGCCCGCCGGCGCCGGCACCCTGCCCACTTACCGGCCACTGTTCGTGGCCCTTCTCACCGGCGTCGCGCTGGTCGTGGTCGGCCTGACCTACGTCCCGGCGCTCGCCCTCGGTCCGATCGCGGAGTCCCTCTCGTGA
- the kdpC gene encoding potassium-transporting ATPase subunit KdpC: MKDLYALYRHSLAGLRVMIGATVLLGIAYPLLVTGVAQVSMPWHANGSLVTSTGAHTTSTAEAVGSQLLGQVVDDPKLFYDRPSAAGDGYDPTSSYGSNLGPNDPRLVKAVKAARQAIAQREGVPVTAVPADAVTSSGSGLDPAISPAYADLQVARVAKANDLSESAVRRLVAENTHGRALGVLGAPYVNVLMLNLAVTHAAGHPAD; encoded by the coding sequence ATGAAGGACCTCTACGCGCTCTACCGGCACAGCCTCGCGGGGCTCCGGGTGATGATCGGCGCCACCGTGCTGCTCGGCATCGCCTACCCGCTGCTGGTCACCGGCGTCGCGCAGGTGAGCATGCCGTGGCACGCGAACGGCTCCCTGGTCACCTCCACCGGCGCCCACACCACCTCGACGGCGGAGGCGGTCGGCTCACAGCTGCTCGGCCAGGTCGTCGACGATCCGAAGCTGTTCTACGACCGTCCCTCGGCCGCCGGCGACGGCTACGACCCGACCAGCAGCTACGGCAGCAACCTGGGCCCCAACGACCCGCGCCTGGTCAAGGCCGTCAAGGCGGCCCGCCAGGCGATCGCGCAGCGCGAGGGCGTGCCGGTCACGGCCGTACCCGCCGACGCCGTCACCTCCAGCGGCTCGGGTCTGGACCCGGCCATCTCGCCGGCGTACGCCGACCTCCAGGTGGCCCGGGTGGCGAAGGCGAACGATCTCTCCGAGAGCGCGGTGCGGCGGCTGGTCGCCGAGAACACCCACGGCCGTGCTCTCGGCGTGCTCGGCGCGCCCTACGTCAACGTGCTCATGCTCAACCTCGCTGTCACCCATGCCGCCGGGCACCCGGCAGACTGA
- a CDS encoding acetyl-CoA C-acetyltransferase, protein MPEAVIVSATRSPIGRANKGSLKDFRPDDLAALITRAALDKIPALDPNTIDDYLLGCGLPGGESGNNMGRNVPVLLGYDKVPGTTITRYCSSSVQTTRMAFHAIKAGEGDVYVSAGVETVSRFAAGTSDHIPHTHNPLFDEAKAKTKQYAAGGQVWHDPREDGLLPDVYIAMGQTAENVAQLKGVSRAEQDQFAVRSQNLAEKAIADGFWAREITPVTLADGTVVSADDGPRPGVTLEALAGLQPVFRPDGTVTAGNCCPLNDGAAVVVITSEAKAADLGLTPLARIVATGVSGLSPEIMGLGPVEASQRALASAGMSISDIDLVEINEAFAAQVIPSARELGLDPFDDTRFNVNGGAIAVGHPFGMTGARLQNTMLNSLEWHDKTTGLITMCVGGGMGMALILERC, encoded by the coding sequence ATGCCCGAGGCCGTCATCGTCTCCGCTACCCGATCCCCGATCGGGCGGGCCAACAAGGGATCCCTCAAGGACTTCCGGCCCGACGACCTGGCGGCCCTGATCACCCGCGCCGCGCTGGACAAGATCCCCGCACTGGACCCCAACACCATCGACGACTACCTCCTCGGCTGCGGCCTGCCCGGCGGTGAGTCCGGCAACAACATGGGCCGCAACGTGCCGGTCCTGCTCGGCTACGACAAGGTCCCCGGCACCACCATCACCCGCTACTGCTCCTCCTCGGTGCAGACCACCCGGATGGCGTTCCACGCGATCAAGGCCGGCGAGGGGGACGTCTACGTCTCCGCCGGTGTCGAGACGGTCTCCCGGTTCGCCGCCGGCACCTCCGACCACATCCCCCACACCCACAACCCGCTCTTCGACGAGGCCAAGGCGAAGACCAAGCAGTACGCCGCGGGCGGCCAGGTCTGGCACGACCCCCGCGAGGACGGCCTGCTGCCCGACGTCTACATCGCGATGGGCCAGACGGCCGAGAACGTCGCGCAGCTCAAGGGCGTGAGCCGCGCCGAGCAGGACCAGTTCGCTGTGCGCTCGCAGAACCTGGCCGAGAAGGCGATCGCCGACGGGTTCTGGGCCCGCGAGATCACCCCCGTCACGCTCGCCGACGGCACCGTGGTCTCCGCCGACGACGGCCCCCGCCCCGGCGTCACCCTGGAGGCGCTGGCCGGCCTGCAGCCGGTCTTCCGCCCCGACGGCACCGTCACCGCCGGCAACTGCTGCCCGCTCAACGACGGCGCCGCCGTGGTGGTCATCACCTCCGAGGCCAAGGCTGCCGACCTCGGCCTGACCCCGCTGGCCCGGATCGTGGCGACAGGCGTCTCGGGGCTCTCTCCCGAGATCATGGGCCTGGGCCCCGTCGAGGCGTCCCAGCGTGCCCTCGCCTCGGCCGGCATGAGCATCTCCGACATCGACCTGGTCGAGATCAACGAGGCCTTCGCCGCCCAGGTGATCCCCTCGGCCCGCGAGCTGGGCCTCGACCCCTTCGACGACACCCGGTTCAACGTCAACGGCGGCGCTATCGCCGTCGGCCATCCCTTCGGCATGACCGGCGCCCGGCTGCAGAACACCATGCTCAACAGCCTCGAGTGGCACGACAAGACCACCGGTCTGATCACCATGTGTGTCGGCGGCGGCATGGGCATGGCCCTCATTCTCGAGCGCTGCTGA
- a CDS encoding response regulator transcription factor — MSKVLVIDDEPALARALAVNLRAAGWEVEVAHDGRSGLTAAAGFHPDVVLLDLGLPDLDGTEVLAGLRGWTSVPVVVLSARQHGDDKVEALDLGADDYVTKPFAMDELMARLRAAVRRGQEATPAQAATLSIGDLEIDFARKRVAKHGEDIRLTPTEWAFLELLARNVGRLVSREQILKEVWGPVYAKETHYLRVYAAQLRRKLEDDPAHPRYLVTSSGLGYTLEP, encoded by the coding sequence ATGAGCAAGGTCCTGGTGATCGATGACGAGCCGGCCCTCGCCCGCGCGCTCGCGGTGAACCTGCGCGCCGCCGGTTGGGAGGTCGAGGTCGCCCACGACGGTCGCTCCGGCCTGACGGCGGCTGCCGGCTTCCACCCCGACGTGGTGCTGCTCGACCTCGGCCTGCCCGATCTCGACGGCACCGAGGTGCTGGCCGGCCTGCGCGGCTGGACGTCGGTGCCGGTGGTGGTGCTCAGCGCGCGTCAGCACGGCGACGACAAGGTCGAGGCGCTCGACCTGGGTGCCGACGACTACGTCACCAAGCCGTTCGCCATGGACGAGCTGATGGCGCGGCTGCGCGCCGCCGTACGGCGAGGCCAGGAGGCCACTCCCGCGCAGGCCGCCACCCTCAGCATCGGCGACCTGGAGATCGACTTCGCCCGCAAGCGCGTCGCCAAGCACGGCGAGGACATCCGGCTGACGCCCACCGAGTGGGCCTTCCTGGAGCTGCTGGCGCGCAACGTGGGCCGGCTGGTCTCGCGCGAGCAGATCCTCAAGGAGGTGTGGGGGCCGGTCTACGCCAAGGAGACGCACTACCTGCGCGTCTACGCCGCCCAGCTGCGCCGCAAGCTGGAGGACGACCCGGCGCACCCGCGCTACCTGGTGACCAGCAGCGGGTTGGGCTACACCCTGGAGCCGTGA
- a CDS encoding MarR family winged helix-turn-helix transcriptional regulator, with amino-acid sequence MTEETRWLDAAQQRSWRGLVIGMTLLVDRLDDDLRRGFDLSMAEYEIMVRLSESEGTLRMAQLASAMGHSRSRVTHTIARMEKAGLVERRTSQVDGRGVDAVLTERGWEVLREAAPLHVRGVRENLVDLVPADDFATLGRVMNLVADHLISDRPDIEIR; translated from the coding sequence ATGACCGAGGAGACGCGCTGGCTCGACGCCGCACAGCAGCGGTCCTGGCGCGGACTCGTCATCGGGATGACGCTGCTCGTGGACCGCCTCGACGACGACCTGCGCCGGGGGTTCGACCTGTCCATGGCCGAGTACGAGATCATGGTGCGGCTCTCGGAGTCCGAGGGCACGCTGCGGATGGCCCAGCTGGCCAGTGCGATGGGGCACTCCCGGTCCCGGGTGACGCACACCATCGCCCGGATGGAGAAGGCCGGGCTGGTGGAGCGCCGTACGTCGCAGGTCGACGGCCGTGGTGTCGACGCGGTCCTCACCGAGCGTGGCTGGGAGGTACTGCGGGAGGCCGCTCCGCTGCATGTCCGCGGCGTGCGGGAGAACCTGGTGGACCTGGTCCCCGCCGATGACTTCGCGACGCTCGGCCGGGTGATGAACCTGGTCGCCGACCACCTGATCTCGGACCGCCCGGACATCGAGATCCGCTGA
- the kdpB gene encoding potassium-transporting ATPase subunit KdpB, protein MNSPHTVSQPSILTADQLVAALPGAVRKLDPRALLGTPVMLIVEIGAAATTVLSVVNPSVMGWLVTVWLWLTVLFGNLAESVAEGRGKAQAASLRALQEETIARRRRSDGVVETVASTELRKGDVCVVEAGERIPGDGDVIEGVASVDESAVTGESAPVIRESGGDRSAVTGGTTVLSDRIVVRITSEPGQSFVDRMIALVEGSERQRTPNEIALNVLLSTLTAIFVVVCGTLYYLADYSDAHQSWLVLTALLVCLIPTTIGALLSAIGIAGMDRLVRRNVLAMSGRAVEAAGDVDVLLLDKTGTITYGNRQASELLPVGGVGLRELEDAAVLASLADETPEGRSIVALVERDLAAPAQAQLVEFSAMTRMSGIDAPGLRLRKGAGSAVSAWVAETGGAVPEDTEILIAQISGTGGTPLVVAEQRDEGPARVLGVVHLKDVVKQGIRERFAELRAMGIRTVMITGDNAITAKAIAEEAGVDDVLAEATPEDKLALIRREQRGGRMVAMCGDGTNDAPALAQADVGVAMNTGTTAAKEAGNMVDLDSDPTKLIEVVEIGKQLLITRGALTTFSIANDVAKYFAILPAMFVTAFPQLHVLNVMRLSSPQSAIVSAVVFNALIIVALIPLALRGVRYRPSSAVELLRRNIVIYGVGGLIAPFVGIKLLDLVISLIPGL, encoded by the coding sequence GTGAACAGTCCCCACACCGTGTCCCAGCCCAGCATCCTGACCGCCGATCAGCTCGTCGCGGCGCTGCCGGGCGCCGTACGCAAGCTCGACCCGCGCGCCCTGCTCGGCACGCCGGTGATGCTGATCGTCGAGATCGGCGCCGCCGCCACCACCGTCCTGTCCGTGGTGAACCCGTCCGTGATGGGCTGGCTCGTCACGGTCTGGCTGTGGCTCACCGTCCTCTTCGGCAACCTCGCCGAGTCCGTCGCCGAGGGCCGGGGCAAGGCGCAGGCGGCCAGCCTGCGCGCCCTGCAGGAGGAGACCATCGCGCGCCGGCGCCGGAGCGACGGCGTCGTCGAGACGGTCGCCTCGACCGAGCTGCGCAAGGGCGACGTCTGCGTCGTCGAGGCGGGCGAGCGCATCCCCGGTGACGGCGACGTCATCGAGGGCGTGGCCAGCGTCGACGAGTCGGCCGTCACCGGCGAGTCCGCACCGGTGATCCGCGAGTCCGGCGGCGACCGCAGCGCCGTCACCGGCGGCACCACCGTGCTCTCCGACCGGATCGTCGTGCGGATCACCTCCGAGCCCGGCCAGTCGTTCGTCGATCGGATGATCGCCCTGGTCGAGGGGTCGGAGCGGCAGCGCACCCCCAACGAGATCGCGCTCAACGTGCTGCTCTCCACCCTCACCGCGATCTTCGTGGTGGTCTGCGGGACGCTGTACTACCTCGCCGACTACAGCGATGCGCACCAGTCCTGGTTGGTGCTGACCGCCCTGCTGGTGTGCCTCATCCCGACCACGATCGGTGCCCTGCTCAGTGCGATCGGCATCGCCGGCATGGACCGGCTCGTACGCCGCAACGTCCTGGCGATGTCGGGCCGCGCGGTCGAGGCCGCCGGAGACGTCGACGTCCTGCTGCTCGACAAGACCGGCACCATCACCTACGGCAACCGGCAGGCCAGCGAGCTGCTGCCGGTCGGCGGCGTCGGCCTGCGCGAGCTCGAGGACGCGGCGGTGCTGGCAAGCCTGGCGGACGAGACCCCCGAGGGGCGCTCCATCGTGGCACTGGTCGAGCGCGACCTCGCCGCACCTGCGCAGGCCCAGCTGGTCGAGTTCTCCGCGATGACCCGGATGAGCGGCATCGACGCGCCCGGGCTGCGGCTGCGCAAGGGCGCCGGCAGCGCCGTCTCGGCCTGGGTGGCCGAGACCGGCGGCGCCGTACCGGAGGACACCGAGATCCTGATCGCCCAGATCAGCGGCACCGGCGGCACGCCGCTGGTCGTCGCCGAGCAGCGCGACGAGGGTCCGGCCCGTGTCCTCGGCGTGGTGCACCTCAAGGACGTGGTCAAGCAGGGCATCCGGGAGCGGTTCGCCGAGCTGCGCGCGATGGGCATCCGCACCGTGATGATCACCGGCGACAACGCGATCACGGCCAAGGCGATCGCGGAGGAGGCCGGCGTCGACGACGTGCTGGCCGAGGCGACGCCCGAGGACAAGCTCGCGCTGATCCGGCGCGAGCAGCGCGGGGGCCGGATGGTCGCGATGTGCGGTGACGGCACCAACGACGCGCCGGCGCTGGCCCAGGCCGACGTCGGGGTGGCGATGAACACCGGCACCACCGCGGCGAAGGAGGCCGGCAACATGGTCGACCTCGACTCGGACCCGACCAAGCTGATCGAGGTCGTCGAGATCGGCAAGCAGCTGCTGATCACCCGGGGCGCACTGACGACGTTCTCCATCGCCAACGACGTGGCGAAGTACTTCGCCATCCTGCCGGCGATGTTCGTCACCGCCTTCCCGCAGCTGCACGTGCTCAACGTGATGCGCCTGTCCAGCCCGCAGTCGGCGATCGTCTCGGCGGTCGTCTTCAACGCGCTGATCATCGTGGCGCTCATCCCGCTGGCCCTGCGTGGCGTGCGCTACCGGCCCTCGTCGGCGGTGGAGCTGCTGCGCCGCAACATCGTCATCTACGGCGTCGGCGGCCTGATCGCTCCCTTCGTGGGCATCAAGCTGCTCGACCTCGTCATCTCGCTGATCCCAGGACTGTGA
- a CDS encoding ATP-binding protein, with amino-acid sequence MEAKRGRLTVYLGAAPGVGKTFAMLGEAHRRCSRGTDVVVGYVETHDRPTTQSQLEGLEVLQRRRISYRGSTFTELDLDAVLERRPQVVCVDELAHTNVPGSRHAKRAQDIEELRAAGIDVITTVNIQHLESLNDEVERITGVRQRETVPDEVVRTADQINLVDMAPDALRRRMAHGNIYRPEKIDASLTSFFRVGNLTALRELALLWLADRVDDALGDYRREQGIRSPWPTKERIVVAVTGGPESETLLRRGARLAQRAAGSELLAVHVLTADGLQAPEAAGLSRLQELTRSLDGTFHSVVGEDAAEAIVDFAVGSNATMIVVGVSRHGRIRRLLAGTTGDRIAAAAGSIDVHLVTHEQIPRTVRRRISMSPLSPRRQALGWVMALAVPLLLAWWLNHTAQTAGATDQLPLASLLLLATTVLVALVGGRWPAVVAAMFGFVNLNWWFTPPVRRLTIAEPRNLLALVVFVLVAVAVATVVDGASRRTEEALRARAEAATLGALSRSVLTGQDTADAIVERVRETFGQRSVVLLRRTASGWERQAGAGIGFADTPDQGDSRVAVDDDHVMVLIGDPLRAADQRVLEAFAVQTSLVLEYRRLREHADRTVALERAEATSTALLRAVSHDLRTPLATVRTAVDGLRNGVLDDADREVLATSAATSAEQLEHLIDNLLDLSRVQAGLVHPVLRPVSLEECVPLALAGFSAEEASNDVAEDVPLVRTDPGLLERVVANLVSNAVRASAGVAPVRVLANVRREEVEILVVDRGPGVPEDQRERMFEPFQRLDDSSPGGLGLGLAVARGLAEAIGGRLSAEDTPGGGLTMVVAVPRASAVPAEREGER; translated from the coding sequence ATGGAGGCTAAACGGGGGCGGCTGACCGTCTACCTCGGCGCCGCCCCCGGCGTCGGCAAGACCTTCGCGATGCTCGGCGAGGCCCACCGCCGATGCAGCCGCGGCACCGACGTCGTGGTCGGGTACGTCGAGACCCACGACCGGCCCACGACGCAGAGCCAGCTCGAGGGCCTGGAGGTGCTGCAGCGCCGGCGGATCAGCTATCGCGGGAGCACCTTCACCGAGCTCGACCTCGACGCCGTGCTCGAGCGCCGGCCGCAGGTGGTCTGCGTCGACGAGCTCGCCCACACCAACGTCCCGGGCAGCCGGCACGCCAAGCGCGCCCAGGACATCGAGGAGCTGCGCGCTGCCGGCATCGACGTGATCACCACCGTCAACATCCAGCACCTGGAGTCGCTCAACGACGAGGTCGAGCGGATCACCGGCGTCCGGCAGCGCGAGACGGTGCCCGACGAGGTGGTCCGCACCGCCGACCAGATCAACCTGGTCGACATGGCGCCCGACGCGCTGCGCCGGCGGATGGCGCACGGCAACATCTACCGTCCGGAGAAGATCGACGCCTCGTTGACGTCGTTCTTCCGGGTCGGCAACCTGACCGCTCTGCGCGAGCTCGCGCTGCTCTGGCTGGCCGATCGGGTCGACGACGCGCTGGGCGACTACCGGCGTGAGCAGGGCATCCGCAGTCCGTGGCCGACCAAGGAGCGGATCGTGGTCGCCGTGACGGGCGGGCCGGAGAGCGAGACGCTGCTGCGCCGCGGAGCCCGGCTGGCCCAGCGCGCGGCCGGTTCGGAGCTGCTGGCCGTGCACGTGCTGACGGCCGACGGCCTGCAGGCGCCGGAGGCGGCCGGGCTCAGCCGGCTGCAGGAGCTGACCCGCTCGCTCGACGGCACCTTCCACTCGGTGGTGGGGGAGGATGCCGCCGAGGCCATCGTCGACTTCGCGGTCGGCAGCAACGCCACCATGATCGTGGTCGGGGTCTCGCGGCACGGCCGGATCCGCCGGCTGCTGGCCGGCACCACCGGCGACCGGATCGCCGCCGCAGCCGGCTCGATCGACGTCCACCTGGTCACCCACGAGCAGATCCCGCGGACCGTGCGGCGACGGATCTCGATGTCACCGCTGAGCCCGCGCCGTCAGGCGCTGGGCTGGGTGATGGCGCTCGCGGTGCCGCTGCTGCTGGCGTGGTGGCTCAACCACACCGCCCAGACCGCCGGTGCGACCGATCAGCTGCCGCTGGCCAGCCTCCTGCTCCTGGCGACGACGGTGCTGGTGGCGCTGGTGGGAGGCAGGTGGCCGGCGGTGGTGGCGGCGATGTTCGGCTTCGTCAACCTCAACTGGTGGTTCACCCCGCCGGTGCGCCGGCTGACGATCGCCGAGCCGCGCAACCTGCTCGCCCTGGTCGTCTTCGTGCTCGTGGCGGTGGCCGTGGCCACCGTCGTCGACGGTGCGTCGCGGCGGACCGAGGAGGCACTGCGGGCGCGCGCGGAGGCGGCCACGCTCGGTGCCCTCTCCCGCTCGGTGCTCACCGGGCAGGACACCGCCGACGCCATCGTGGAGCGGGTCCGCGAGACGTTCGGACAGCGCTCGGTGGTGCTGTTGCGGCGTACTGCTTCGGGGTGGGAGCGGCAGGCGGGGGCCGGGATCGGGTTCGCCGACACCCCCGATCAGGGCGACAGCCGGGTGGCGGTCGACGACGACCACGTGATGGTGCTGATCGGCGACCCGCTGCGAGCCGCCGACCAGCGGGTGCTCGAGGCGTTTGCGGTGCAGACCTCGCTGGTCCTGGAGTACCGGCGGCTGCGGGAGCATGCCGATCGCACGGTGGCGCTGGAGCGGGCCGAGGCCACCTCGACGGCGCTGCTGCGAGCGGTCTCCCACGACCTGCGTACGCCGCTGGCCACGGTGCGCACCGCTGTCGACGGGCTGCGCAACGGCGTGCTCGACGATGCCGACCGCGAGGTGCTCGCCACCTCCGCCGCCACCTCGGCCGAGCAGCTGGAGCACCTGATCGACAACCTCCTCGACCTCTCCCGTGTCCAGGCCGGCCTGGTCCACCCCGTGTTGCGACCGGTCAGCCTGGAGGAGTGCGTGCCGCTGGCCCTGGCCGGCTTCTCCGCCGAGGAGGCCAGCAACGACGTGGCCGAGGACGTGCCGCTGGTCCGCACCGATCCCGGTCTGCTCGAGCGGGTGGTGGCCAACCTGGTGTCCAACGCGGTGCGCGCCTCCGCCGGGGTCGCGCCGGTGCGGGTGCTGGCGAACGTACGCCGCGAGGAGGTCGAGATCCTGGTGGTGGACCGCGGACCGGGGGTGCCCGAGGACCAGCGTGAGCGGATGTTCGAGCCGTTCCAGCGGCTGGACGACAGCTCGCCGGGCGGTCTGGGCCTCGGCTTGGCGGTGGCGCGCGGTCTCGCGGAGGCGATCGGCGGCAGACTGTCCGCCGAGGACACCCCCGGCGGTGGCCTGACGATGGTGGTGGCGGTGCCGCGGGCGAGTGCGGTCCCGGCGGAGCGGGAGGGCGAGCGATGA
- a CDS encoding acyl-CoA thioesterase, which translates to MRWADLDMLGHVNNVVYADYLQEARVDMLRVHARSPHTDGLAEGLLVANHQITYLEPLHFDHHPVFVDVWVTEIRAASFTLAYEVYREHSSDHGDQRTVYLRASTLLTPYVFEHRAPRRISRDEREALSVYLHPEDVLHPHGVEVSEARHLELGHYPIKVRFSDVDVYGHVNNVKYFEYFQESRIAVMAKVAEAFGLDERPSVVVAQAEVTYRAPISLRPAPYDIYTWVARFGSTSMVFDSEIVDNDVDRASGAKPVVLSRSRIVLVSFDVASGRPVAPPARFRAALESLGHD; encoded by the coding sequence ATGCGCTGGGCCGACCTGGACATGCTGGGCCACGTCAACAACGTCGTCTACGCCGACTACCTCCAGGAGGCGCGGGTGGACATGCTGCGGGTGCACGCCCGCAGCCCGCACACCGACGGCCTGGCCGAGGGCCTGCTGGTGGCCAACCACCAGATCACCTACCTCGAGCCCCTTCACTTCGACCACCACCCGGTGTTCGTCGACGTCTGGGTCACCGAGATCCGGGCGGCCTCGTTCACCCTGGCCTACGAGGTCTACCGCGAGCACTCCTCGGACCACGGCGACCAGCGCACCGTCTACCTGCGCGCCTCCACGCTGCTCACGCCGTACGTCTTCGAGCACCGGGCGCCCCGCCGGATCAGCCGCGACGAGCGGGAGGCGCTGAGCGTCTACCTGCATCCCGAGGACGTGCTGCACCCGCACGGCGTCGAGGTCAGCGAGGCGCGCCACCTCGAGCTGGGCCACTACCCGATCAAGGTGCGCTTCTCCGACGTCGACGTCTACGGCCACGTCAACAACGTGAAGTACTTCGAGTACTTCCAGGAGAGCCGCATCGCGGTGATGGCGAAGGTGGCCGAGGCCTTCGGTCTCGATGAGCGCCCCAGCGTGGTCGTGGCCCAGGCCGAGGTGACCTACCGAGCGCCGATCTCGCTGCGGCCGGCGCCGTACGACATCTACACCTGGGTGGCCCGGTTCGGCTCGACGTCGATGGTCTTCGACAGCGAGATCGTCGACAACGACGTCGATCGGGCCAGCGGCGCGAAGCCGGTCGTGCTCAGCCGTAGCCGGATCGTGCTGGTCTCCTTCGATGTCGCCAGCGGCCGTCCGGTCGCGCCCCCGGCGAGGTTCCGGGCGGCCCTGGAGTCGCTCGGCCACGACTAG